From the genome of Solibacillus sp. FSL H8-0538:
AAAAAATCAAAAAAATAATACCTATGGGGGTAATTTTGTATGGCAATTAGCAAATGGACAGCAGCAGACGTTGCTCGTAAAGTAATCGACAATAAAGAATTATTCATTTTAGACGTACGTAATGCAGATGCATTTGAAGATTGGAAAATTGAAGGACATCAATTCCAGTACTTAAACATTCCGTACTTTGAATTACTTGATGGCGTAGAAGAAATTCTACCAAAAATCCCTACAGATAAAGACATATTAGTGGTCTGTGCTAAAGAAGGCTCATCAATTATGGTCGCAGAAATGCTTTCAGACGAGGGTCGTGAAGTTGGGTACCTTGCTGGTGGGATGAAATCTTGGAGCATGTACTTGGAGCCAATTAAAGTAGGGAACTTACCAGGTGGGGGAGAATTATACCAATTCGTACGTTTAGGTAAAGGTTGTCTTTCGTACATGGCGATTTCAGAAGGTGAGGCAGCACTCATTGATGCGGTTCGTTTCACAGAAGTATTCACAAACTTTGCGAAAGAAAAAGGCGTGGAAATTAAGCATGTATTTGATACACATTTACACGCAGATCATATTTCAGGTGGTCGTCACATTGCAGCAGCAACTGGGGCAACGTATTACTTACCAAAAGAAGATGCAGAAGAGGTTGTATTTGACTACACAGAACTTGCAGACGGTTTAACCGTTCAACTAGGCGCTTCTAAAATCGATGTCGGTGCTCTTTATTCACCAGGTCACACAATTGGTTCAACATCCTTTGTTATTGACGGCAAGTATTTATTAACAGGGGATATTCTTTTCATCGATTCCATTGGACGTCCGGACTTAGCTGGTCTTGCAAGTGACTGGGTTGGGGATTTACGTGAAACACTTTATAGCCGTTACCGCGAGCTTGCAGAAGATTTAATCGTTCTTCCTGCACACTTCATGATCATCGAAGAATTAAACGAAGATGGTACAGTGGCAAAACGTTTAGGTGATCTGTTAAAAGAAAACCACGGTCTAAATATCGAAGACGAAGAAGAATTCCGTTCACTTGTAACAGAAAACTTACCGCCACAGCCAAATGCATACCAAGAAATCCGTCAAGTAAACATGGGGAAAATTTCTCCAGATAATGATGAGCAGACGGAGATGGAGATTGGGCCGAACCGCTGTGCAGTACGCTAGTTAATTAATTGGCGGATAAATTCCTAAGTTTGGCGGATAACTCAATCAATCTGGCGGATATATTCCTAAAACGCGCGGATATATTACAAAATCTAGCGGATATCCCGACCCTAGACCCAGACACAAAAAACAAACATCAAAAGGAGAACAATCAAATGAACATTACAAAAACGTTAGATGCAAAAGGCTTAGCTTGCCCAATGCCAATCGTGAAAACAAAAAAAGCAATCGATACAATTAACTCAGGTGAAATACTGGAAGTTTTAGTAACTGATAAAGGTGCTTTAAATGACTTTAAAGCTTGGGCAAAGGCTGGCGGTCACGAAATTGTAGAACAAAAAGAAGATGCAGGTGTACTTAGCTTCTTTATCGAAAAAGCGTAACACGTAAAAAACGGGTACTCGAGCAATCGATGCTCGTTTTTTAAGATAGGAAAGTATTACTTTTTAAGATGTCTAGGCATTTGCGCCGCATGCTCGAGGTCGCTTCTACGCCTACCTACGTGTGCAAGCACACTTCTCAGGAGGCTCCAGCGCTTGTCGCATACAAACAGGCGCGAATGTGCTTTTCTTAACTAGAAAGAAGGAAAAAAAATGAGTTTATCATTCATCATTGTCTTACTACTAATTGGCTTTGTTGGCTCGTTTATTTCTGGCATGCTCGGCATTGGTGGGGCGATTATTAAGTTCCCGATGCTGTTATATATTCCGGCTTTACTTGGCCTCACAACATTTACTTCTCATCAGGTAGCAGGCATTAGTGCGGTTGAAATTATGGTGACGTCGATTGCCGGTGTATGGGCATATCGCAAAGGTGGTTATTTAAATAAGTCGCTCATTTTAACGATGGGGCTTTCGGTGTTAGCAGGGAGCTTACTTGGTAGTCTTGGTTCAAATGATTTGTCAGCAGAAAGTATTAATATTGTGTACGGCGTCTTTGCATTACTGGCAGCCATTATGATGTTTATCCCGCGTAAACAACTTGAAGATGTCCCAGCAGAGCAAGTTCACTTCAATAAACTACTAGCGGTTAGCTTAGCATTTATCGTCGGAATCGGCTCTGGCATTGTAGGAGCAGGCGGTGGCTTTATTTTAGTACCCATTATGCTCGTCATTTTACGTATTCCAACGCGCATGACAATTGCTTCGAGTTTAGCGATTACGTTTATTTCATCCATTGGCGGTTCAATTGGGAAAATTGCAACGGGTCAAGTAGAATGGGGACCCGTACTAGTATTAATCGTTGCTAGTGTAATCGCAGCGCCACTTGGGGCAAAAGCAGCAAAAGTGATGAATACAAAAGTTTTACAAATAATTTTAGCTGTTCTAATCGGTATAACGGCTGTAAAAATTTGGGTAGATATTTTACTATAAACGAAGGGGTGTCTTGAGTGAAGAAAATTCTAGTAGTAGGTGGCGTAGCAGGTGGAGCATCTGCAGCAGCGCGTATTCGTCGTATTGATGAACAAGCAGAAATAATTATGTTTGAAAAAGGGCCACATGTGTCGTTTTCAAATTGTTCACTCCCGTATCATTTAAGTAGTATCGTGGAAAATAGTAGCCGCTTAGTGTTAATGGATCCCGTCGCGTTTAAAACGAAATACAATATAGATGCTCGAACGAATGCCGAAGTTGTATGTATTAACCGTCAAGAAAAAACGGTAACCGTTCTTAATCATTTAACAAACGAACAATACAATGAACACTATGATGAATTAATTTTATCTCCAGGTGCAAGTCCGATTGTCCCGAATATTGAAGGGGTCAACTTACCACATGTCTTTACTGTGCGTAATGTAGTTGATATTGAAAAACTACAAGCGGCGATTACGACGAAGGATGCGCAAAACATTGCTGTTATCGGCGGTGGCTTTATCGGGGTAGAAGTTGCCGAAAACCTACGTTTAGCAGGGCGCAACGTTTCTCTTGTAGAATTTGCGCCGCAAGTATTAACACCTTTTGATGAAGACATGGTACAAATTTTACACAAGGAAATGCTGGATCACGAAGTAAACCTCATTGTTGGAGAC
Proteins encoded in this window:
- a CDS encoding sulfurtransferase TusA family protein is translated as MNITKTLDAKGLACPMPIVKTKKAIDTINSGEILEVLVTDKGALNDFKAWAKAGGHEIVEQKEDAGVLSFFIEKA
- a CDS encoding MBL fold metallo-hydrolase; this translates as MAISKWTAADVARKVIDNKELFILDVRNADAFEDWKIEGHQFQYLNIPYFELLDGVEEILPKIPTDKDILVVCAKEGSSIMVAEMLSDEGREVGYLAGGMKSWSMYLEPIKVGNLPGGGELYQFVRLGKGCLSYMAISEGEAALIDAVRFTEVFTNFAKEKGVEIKHVFDTHLHADHISGGRHIAAATGATYYLPKEDAEEVVFDYTELADGLTVQLGASKIDVGALYSPGHTIGSTSFVIDGKYLLTGDILFIDSIGRPDLAGLASDWVGDLRETLYSRYRELAEDLIVLPAHFMIIEELNEDGTVAKRLGDLLKENHGLNIEDEEEFRSLVTENLPPQPNAYQEIRQVNMGKISPDNDEQTEMEIGPNRCAVR
- a CDS encoding sulfite exporter TauE/SafE family protein encodes the protein MSLSFIIVLLLIGFVGSFISGMLGIGGAIIKFPMLLYIPALLGLTTFTSHQVAGISAVEIMVTSIAGVWAYRKGGYLNKSLILTMGLSVLAGSLLGSLGSNDLSAESINIVYGVFALLAAIMMFIPRKQLEDVPAEQVHFNKLLAVSLAFIVGIGSGIVGAGGGFILVPIMLVILRIPTRMTIASSLAITFISSIGGSIGKIATGQVEWGPVLVLIVASVIAAPLGAKAAKVMNTKVLQIILAVLIGITAVKIWVDILL